CACCGCCGCCGGGACCGTCCCCGCCGGCACCGCCATCACCCTGGCCTCCTACACCGACCGCCCCGAGCTCGGAGAGATGGTCCCCCTCCTGGCCCAGCAGCTCGAGGCCGCCGGCTTCAAGGTCACCCAGGACGTGCGCGAGTACAACCAGATCGAGTCCGAGGCCCTGGCCGGCAAGTTCCACGCCGTCCTCGTGTCGCGCTCCACCGTCCTGGACTCCGGCGACGCCGTCGCCTACATGACCGCCGACTTCTCCTCCTCCGGCTCTTACTCCATGAGCGGCCTGCACGACGAGAAGGTCGACGCCGCCATCTCCCAGGCCGCCGCCACGCAGCCCGGCGACGAGCGCCACAAGGCCATCATGGCCGCCGAGCAGGCCATCCTCGCCTCCGGCGCCGCCATCCCGCTGGCCCACGAGCGCGTCATCCAGGGCGAGGCCGCCGGGGTCACCGGCGCCCAGCGCGACCCGGGCGAGCGCGCCCTCATCACCTCGGCCACGACCGTGAAGAAGTGAGCGGCGTGCTCACTCGGCTCGCCGGGTGCCTGCGAACGGGCGACCTCGTCACCGGCATCTCGCGCCTGCTCGCCCTGGCCTGCCTCGTGGGTCTGGTGGGCATGCTGCCATGGCTCTCGGGCAAGGACCCGGCCCTGACGATCCTGCGCGCCACCTCCTCCGACCGGGAGCCCACACCGGAGGTCCTGGCATCCATCCGCAAGAGCATCGGGATCGACGGCGGCCCCCTCCACGTCATCGGGCACTGGCTGGCCGGAGTGGCCCGCGGCGACCTGGGCCGCTCCTGGGTCTCGGGAGCCGACGTCGGCCCGGACGCCGTGGACGCCTTCGGAGTCTCCCTGAGCCTCATGGCCGCCGCGCTCGGCGTCGGAGTCATCGTGGCCGCCGCCCTGGTCCTGCCCGCCCTGCGCGACGGGCTGCGAGGGCGCCCCCGGCCCCGCGGCGGCGCCGCCTCCGCGGTCCTCATCTCCCTGCCCGAGTACCTCCTCGCCCCGATCCTCATGCTCGTCCTGGCCGTCTACCTCAGGATCCTGCCGCCCTTCGGGTGGGGCAGCCCCGAGAAGGTCATCATGCCGGCCCTCAGCCTGGGCCTGCCCACCGGCGGCTACCTCGGCGGACTCGTCTCCGACGCCGTCACCGCCACCTTCTCCGAACGGTGGGTGGCCACCTGGTCCACCGCCGGCATTCGCGGCCGACCCCTGGCAGGGGCCGTGCTGCGGCGGGCCCTGGCACCACTGACCGGGCAGGTGGCGCTCGTCGTCGTCGCCCTGACCGGCGGCGCGGTCGCCGTGGAGAAGATCTTCGCCATCCCCGGGCTGGGGCGCGAGCTCCTGGACGCCGCCTCCGCCCAGGACGTGCCGGCCCTCCAGGCCCAGATCCTGCTGCTGCTCGCCCTGGCGCTGACCACCGGCGTCATCGCCGGAGCGGTCCGACGCCTCCTCATGGGGCGGGCCGCTGGGGCGGGCGGACTCACAGCACCGCCCCCGGTGGAGCACCCGGGGCGGGCTGCCCGCGTCATCGCCGTCAGCGGTGCCGCCCTGCTGGCCCTCATGGTGGCCGTCGGGATCCGGCGCGACCCCTACGCCGTCGTCGCGGACAAGCTCGCACAGCCCAGCGCAGCCCTCCCGCTGGGCGCCGACTCGCTCGGGCGCGACGTGCTGGCACGGGTGGCTCACGGGGCCGTGTCCACGGTGAGCGGAGCCGTCATCGTCACGGTGGTCTGCTTCGTCATCGCCATCCTGGTGGGGCTGGCGCCGCGGGCGGCCACGGGGTTCATCGAGGTCGCCAACGCCGCCCCGCCGATCCTGGCCGGCCTCATCGTCGCCGGCGTCTCCGGGCCCAGCGCCACGGGCGCCGCCATCGCCGTGGCCGGCGTCGGCTGGGCGCCTCTGGCCTCCCACGCCGCCGGGCTCGTCGCCGAGAACCGGCAGCGCCCCGACGTCTTGCTCGCCCCGGTCCTGGGGGAGGGGCGGTTGCGGATCACCCTGACCCGGGTCCTGCCCGCCGTCGTCGGCCCCCTGGCGCGCCACGCGGCCCTGAGGCTGCCCGGCAAGGCCCTGGCCCTGGCCGCCCTGGGATTCCTCGGCCTGGGCGCCCAGAGCCCCGCACCGGAGTGGGGGCTGGTCCTGTCCGACGCGCTGCCCTACATCGAACGGGCCCCCTGGGCCGTGGCCACGCCCGCCGCCGCCCTCGTGGTCCTGTCGATCACATCGGTCGCCGCCTCCCGTAGCATGCGGCGCTGAGACCGCGGGGACCGCTGGAACCGTTGAGCCCGCTGAGGCCCGGTGGCAGCGGCCCGGCTCTGGCCCGGGCCGGGCGCGAGGGCTGCGCCGTCGGGCACAGACGATGAGGCGGGCGCCAACCGCGCAATGGGTTGGCGCCCGCCTCATCGGTGGACCGGTGCCTCAGCCCTCCAGGGCGTGGAGGCGGTCGATCGGGGTGGAGACGGCCTCGCGGGCGCGCACCACGGCCTCCTCATCGGGGGCGTCGTAGAAGCACAGGCACTTGACCGTGTCCTCACGCACGTAGGTGCGCAGGAAGCTCACCTCCGGCACCTGGGCGTACTTGGGGGAGTTGGCCTTCTTGCGCGCCAGGTAGGTCTCCATGGAGATCTCCTCGGGGATGTCCCACTCCACGAGGTAGTCGGCCTTGCGGGCCAGGGCTCGCACGTCCTCCAGCTCGGCGCCCACGAGGCGGACCTCGTCGGGGCCGGTGACCTCGGCGTCGGCCGCAGCGGACCGGACGGCCTCGGTCAGGCCGGTGACGTCGTCGGAGTCGAGCTCGACGATGGTGAAGATGCGTTCGTGACTGGCGGTGACCTGCGACTCCAGGACGGAGGCGCCGGCGGCCTCAACGGCCTGGGAGACCTGCGCGATGAGGGCCTCGGCGGCCTCGCGTGACGGGGTGGTGGGGACGAGCTCGAAGAGCTGGAGCGACATGGCGGCTCCTTTCCGTAGGGTGTGCGTACCAACCTTGCGGTCCGTCCGAATTATTCCCGCCGGCTCCGGTGAACTGAGGACGTGCTCGCTCTGCGGACACATCGTACGGCGCAGTATCGTGAGACCCGATGAGGAGGTGGGGGCATGACGTGTATTAGGCGGCGACGTGAATCCCGAGAGTTCCGCCGAGGGCGTGAGCGATACGTGCGAGCATGACGCCACCGGGTGCTTGAGCGCCGTTTTCAATCGCTGAGATGACGGACTGACGTGTTCCTGCGCGTCGGGCCAGTTCTGTCTGGGAGATTCCTGCGGCCGCACGCGCGTTGTAAACCAGCTCGGCAAGTTGGAGGCGGGCCTCGGTCTCGATGGCAGCCCGGTTGTACTCGGCTCGCTCGGCCTCGGTCATGGCGGCCAGCGACTCCTGCCTGAGCTGCTCCCACGAGGTGGTGACGGTGGAGCTGTTCGCGGCGGTGCTCATGATCTTCTCCCGTTCTTCTCTTCAGCGTGCCGACTGGCCTCGTGAGCGGCTTGCGCTCGCCTGGCGCGCAGGACCTCGGTTCGCTCGTTCTGACGTTGCTTGCGGAACGTTGTGAGAGTGACGACTCGGCGGTCCGGGTCGAACACGTACGTGATTCGGCGGTTGACGTTCTCGCAGGGGAACCGCAGTTCATGTAGCCCGTCGCCGAGTGGTCGGGAGTGTGGCATACGGAGCATATTGCCCTGCAGGGCAAGCCGTTCGAGGACCCGGTCTATCGAGGCCTTGCCGGTGGGAGTCAGTCCCGCGTACCAGATGCGCACCTCCTCGGAGAACTCAATCGACCACCTCACACTCACGCCATGACTATATCATCGGGAGGATATCCTCTCTAGAGGATGTCTGTTCTGGCGGTGACACTGCCTCGGAGATGCCAAGGCATCGCAATCAGCGCGCGCCACCGCCGGCTTGAGCCGGGCGGCGCCTGGCCCGTTACGCTGTCACTCGTGAATGAGCTCGACAGCGTCAGCAGCAACGGAACTCCGGCCTGGGACAGCGCCCGCTACCTGCGGGAGATCCTCAAGGCCCCCGTCTACGAGGCGGCCGAGCACACGCCCCTGCAGGAGATGCCGGCCCTGTCGGCCCGCCTGGGCAACACCGTCGAGGTCAAGCGCGAGGACCTCCAGACCGTCCACTCCTTCAAGATCCGCGGCGCCTACAACGCCATGCGCTCCCTGAGCCCGGCCGAGCGCGAGCGCGGCGTCGTCACCGCCTCGGCCGGCAACCACGCCCAGGGCGTGGCTCGCTCCGCCGCCCTGCTGGGGATGAGCGCCATCATCGTCATGCCCACCGTCACCCCTCAGATCAAGGTTGACGCCGTTCGGGCCCTGGGTGGCGAGGTCCGCCTCCACGGGGACAACTTCGATGTGGCCAAGGCTGAGGCCACCCGCCTGGCCGAGGCCGAGGGCCTGTCCTACATCGCCCCCTTTGACGACCCCCGCGTCATTGCCGGCCAAGGCACCATCGGTCTGGAGCTCATCCAGCAGGACGCCCACCTCGACCGCGTCTTCGTGCCCGTGGGCGGCGGCGGGCTGGCGGCCGGCGTCGCCGTCCTCATCAAGCAGCTCATGCCCGGGATCAAGGTCATCGGCGTCGAGCACGAGGAGTCGGCCTGCCTCAAGGCCGCCCTGCTGGGCGGGGAGCCCATCACCCTGCACCACGTGGGCCTGTTCGCCGAAGGGGTGGCCGTGCGCCGCATCGGCGAGGAGACCTTCCGCATGTGCCGGGCCCTGCTTGACGACGTCGTCACCGTCTCCTCCGACGAGACCTCCGCCGCCGTGCGTGACATCTTCGACGACGTGCGCGCCATCTCCGAGCCCTCCGGCGCCCTGGCCCTGGCGGGACTCAAGCGCTACGTCGCCGAGCACCACCTGTCCGGCGAGCGCCTCGCCTTCATCCTGTCCGGCGCCAACCTCAACTTCCACCAGCTGCGCTACATCTCCGAGCGCAGCGAGATCGGTGAGCAGCGCGAGGCCATCCTCGGGGTCACCATCCCCGAGGAGCAGGGCTCCTTCCTACGCTTCGCCTCGGTCCTGGGGGCCCGCTCGGTCACCGAGTTCAACTACCGCCTCTCCGCGGCCCGCACCGAGACCGACCCCGCCCGCATCTTCGTGGGT
This region of Actinomyces oris genomic DNA includes:
- a CDS encoding ABC transporter permease subunit, yielding MLTRLAGCLRTGDLVTGISRLLALACLVGLVGMLPWLSGKDPALTILRATSSDREPTPEVLASIRKSIGIDGGPLHVIGHWLAGVARGDLGRSWVSGADVGPDAVDAFGVSLSLMAAALGVGVIVAAALVLPALRDGLRGRPRPRGGAASAVLISLPEYLLAPILMLVLAVYLRILPPFGWGSPEKVIMPALSLGLPTGGYLGGLVSDAVTATFSERWVATWSTAGIRGRPLAGAVLRRALAPLTGQVALVVVALTGGAVAVEKIFAIPGLGRELLDAASAQDVPALQAQILLLLALALTTGVIAGAVRRLLMGRAAGAGGLTAPPPVEHPGRAARVIAVSGAALLALMVAVGIRRDPYAVVADKLAQPSAALPLGADSLGRDVLARVAHGAVSTVSGAVIVTVVCFVIAILVGLAPRAATGFIEVANAAPPILAGLIVAGVSGPSATGAAIAVAGVGWAPLASHAAGLVAENRQRPDVLLAPVLGEGRLRITLTRVLPAVVGPLARHAALRLPGKALALAALGFLGLGAQSPAPEWGLVLSDALPYIERAPWAVATPAAALVVLSITSVAASRSMRR
- a CDS encoding DUF4242 domain-containing protein; the protein is MSLQLFELVPTTPSREAAEALIAQVSQAVEAAGASVLESQVTASHERIFTIVELDSDDVTGLTEAVRSAAADAEVTGPDEVRLVGAELEDVRALARKADYLVEWDIPEEISMETYLARKKANSPKYAQVPEVSFLRTYVREDTVKCLCFYDAPDEEAVVRAREAVSTPIDRLHALEG
- a CDS encoding helix-turn-helix domain-containing protein — its product is MSTAANSSTVTTSWEQLRQESLAAMTEAERAEYNRAAIETEARLQLAELVYNARAAAGISQTELARRAGTRQSVISAIENGAQAPGGVMLARIAHALGGTLGIHVAA
- a CDS encoding type II toxin-antitoxin system RelE/ParE family toxin, which codes for MSVRWSIEFSEEVRIWYAGLTPTGKASIDRVLERLALQGNMLRMPHSRPLGDGLHELRFPCENVNRRITYVFDPDRRVVTLTTFRKQRQNERTEVLRARRAQAAHEASRHAEEKNGRRS
- the ilvA gene encoding threonine ammonia-lyase, biosynthetic; the protein is MNELDSVSSNGTPAWDSARYLREILKAPVYEAAEHTPLQEMPALSARLGNTVEVKREDLQTVHSFKIRGAYNAMRSLSPAERERGVVTASAGNHAQGVARSAALLGMSAIIVMPTVTPQIKVDAVRALGGEVRLHGDNFDVAKAEATRLAEAEGLSYIAPFDDPRVIAGQGTIGLELIQQDAHLDRVFVPVGGGGLAAGVAVLIKQLMPGIKVIGVEHEESACLKAALLGGEPITLHHVGLFAEGVAVRRIGEETFRMCRALLDDVVTVSSDETSAAVRDIFDDVRAISEPSGALALAGLKRYVAEHHLSGERLAFILSGANLNFHQLRYISERSEIGEQREAILGVTIPEEQGSFLRFASVLGARSVTEFNYRLSAARTETDPARIFVGVRIAQRQERAEIVADLEEAGYDVIDLTDDELAKVHVRSMIGGRATPGVPERLFSFLFPESPGALAHFLEVLGTRWNITLFHYRTDGADYGRILCAFAAGPDDVELTEHMDRLGYSYNEETADPAFRFFLAR